One Phaseolus vulgaris cultivar G19833 chromosome 2, P. vulgaris v2.0, whole genome shotgun sequence DNA window includes the following coding sequences:
- the LOC137811506 gene encoding protein RTE1-HOMOLOG, whose amino-acid sequence MGAELDIEQQQQMMEGSYSQTTQIDPKRARFPYSVVWSPLPVISWFIPCIGHIGICREDGVILDFAGPNFVCVDHFTFGAATRYFQVPKEKCCIPLGQSAYNGVEHNTEGENRGDLRTWDDALRKSTQEFQHRSYNLFTCNCHSFVVNNLNRLDFLSGGWNVVNLAIFILFNGRWVSKASMLRSILPFVVVFFLGVIFGGFTFLKFWFFFTSILIGWFLLGTYCFKNLIQL is encoded by the exons ATGGGAGCAGAGTTGGATATTGAGCAACAGCAGCAGATGATGGAAGGAAGTTATTCGCAAACTACGCAAATTGATCCGAAAAGGGCTCGATTTCCATACTCCGTTGTGTGGTCACCACTTCCTGTGATCTCGTGGTTCATTCCTTGCATCGGGCACATTGGCATCTGCAGAGAGGATGGAGTAATATTGGATTTTGCGGGGCCTAATTTTGTGTGTGTGGATCATTTTACATTTGGAGCTGCCACTCGCTATTTTCAGGTTCCCAAAGAAAAG TGTTGCATACCTCTGGGCCAGTCTGCATACAATGGTGTGGAACACAACACGGAAGGAGAAAATAGGGGAGATTTAAGGACTTGGGATGATGCACTAAGGAAAAGCACTCAAGAATTCCAACACCGATCTTACAATCTCTTTACCTGCAACTGCCACTCGTTTGTTGTCAATAATTTAAACAGGTTGGATTTCTTGTCTGGTGGATGGAATGTGGTGAACCTtgcaattttcattttattcaatGGACGTTGGGTCAGCAAAGCATCTATGCTTCGATCCATCTTACCATTTGTGGTTGTATTTTTTCTTGGAGTCATATTCGGGGGCTTCACTTTCTTAAAGTTTTGGTTCTTTTTCACTTCCATTCTTATTGGCTGGTTCCTGCTTGGTACGTATTGTTTCAAGAATCTGATTCAATTGTAG
- the LOC137811503 gene encoding uncharacterized protein, with the protein MRKRDLAILMLSAFAIFFTLQQDGGISFKEAWMHLTDEYPIKYEADRLPPPLVADLNGDGKKEVLVATNDAKIQVLEPHTRRVDEGFSEARVLAEVSLLPDKVRVMSGRRPVAMATGIIDRYKIGQPQKQVLVVVTSGWSVMCFDSNLQKLWENNLQEDFPHNAHHREVSISISNYTLKHGDTGLIIVGGRMEMQPHIFMDPFEEMGMGARFSEHQRRSTTEKEASENSGTVDLRHFAFYAFAGRSGAERWSRKNENIEVHSSDASQLLPQHNYKLDVHALNTRQPGEFECREFRESILGVMPHRWARREDTLLKLAHFRRHKRKTLKRTPGKSMSYPFHKPEENHPPGKDTTKKISNIIGKAANYAGSAKSKKHLPYVPTITNYTQVWWVPNVVVAHQKEGIEALHLASGRTICKLHLQEGGLHADINGDGVLDHVQAVGGNGAEQTVASGSMDVLRPCWAVATSGVPVREQLFNVSICHYTHFNLFQHGELYRSYSQGSESASLEVATPILIPRSDGHRHRKGSHGDVIFLTNRGEITSYSPGLHGHDAVWQWQQSTGVTWSNLPSPSGMMEGGLVIPTLKPLTLRLHDNQEVILAAGEQEAVIISPGGSVLATIELPGSPTHVLICEDFSNDGLTDLILVTSNGVYGFVQTRQPGALFFSMLVGCLIVVMGVIFVTQHLNSTKGKPRPSSVPR; encoded by the exons ATGAGGAAGCGGGATTTGGCCATTCTTATGCTCTCCGCTTTTGCTATTTTCTTCACTCTTCAG CAAGATGGTGGTATTTCGTTCAAAGAAGCATGGATGCACCTGACCGATGAGTATCCAATCAAATACGAGGCCGATCGTCTTCCTCCGCCCCTGGTTGCTGATCTCAATGGAGACGGTAAGAAGGAAGTTCTTGTAGCTACTAACGACGCCAAAATTCAG GTTTTGGAGCCCCATACTAGGCGTGTCGATGAAGGGTTCAGTGAGGCGCGTGTGTTGGCTGAAGTGTCTCTGTTGCCTGACAAAGTACGTGTCATGTCTGGTAGACGGCCTGTTGCTATGGCCACCGGCATTATTGACCGGTATAAAATTGGGCAGCCGCAGAAACAGGTTTTGGTTGTAGTAACATCAGGTTGGTCCGTAATGTGTTTTGATTCCAACCTCCAAAAGTTGTGGGAAAATAATCTACAG GAGGATTTTCCACATAATGCTCACCATAGGGAAGTTTCTATCTCTATAAGCAATTATACTCTGAAGCATGGAGATACTGGATTGATAATTGTTGGTGGCAGGATGGAAATGCAGCCACAT atttttatggATCCTTTTGAAGAAATGGGAATGGGAGCCAGATTTTCGGAGCATCAACGAAGAAGTACCACTGAAAAGGAG GCTTCTGAAAACTCTGGAACTGTGGATTTACGCCACTTTGCATTTTATGCATTTGCTGGTCGATCTGGTGCTGAACGATGGAGCAGAAAAAATGAG AACATTGAAGTGCATTCTTCAGACGCATCGCAATTACTTCCACAGCATAACTACAAGCTTGATGTTCATGCTCTGAATACCCGTCAACCTGGAGAG TTTGAATGCAGGGAATTCAGAGAATCAATCTTGGGAGTTATGCCTCATCGCTGG GCTAGGAGAGAAGATACTTTGTTGAAACTTGCCCACTTCAGACGGCACAAGAGAAAAACATTGAAGAGAACACCTGGAAAGTCGATGAGTTACCCTTTTCACAAGCCTGAGGAAAACCATCCTCCAGGAAAGGACACAAccaaaaaaatttcaaacatAATTGGAAAAGCAGCAAATTATGCTGGTTCAGCAAAATCTAAGAAG CACCTTCCCTATGTTCCCACCATAACCAACTACACTCAGGTTTGGTGGGTTCCTAATGTTGTTGTGGCTCATCAGAAGGAGGGCATAGAAGCTCTTCATCTGGCATCTGGTCGAACAATATGCAAG CTTCATCTTCAGGAAGGTGGTCTACATGCTGATATTAATGGTGATGGAGTTCTAGACCATGTGCAG GCTGTTGGAGGAAATGGTGCTGAGCAGACTGTAGCCAGTGGGTCTATGGATGTGCTACGTCCTTGTTGGGCTGTTGCAACATCTGGTGTACCAGTACGAGAACAACTCTTTAACGTATCCATTTGTCATTATACCCATTTTAACTTATTCCAACATGGAGAACTTTATAGAAGCTACAGTCAAGGTTCAGAGAGTGCCTCTTTAGAGGTAGCAACGCCTATTCTAATTCCTCGAAGTGATGGTCATAGGCATAGGAAGGGAAGCCATGGCGATGTTATCTTCTTGACAAATCGTGGAGAG ATTACATCATACTCCCCTGGCTTGCATGGTCATGATGCTGTTTGGCAGTGGCAACAATCAACTGGTGTTACATGGTCAAATCTACCATCCCCGTCAGGAATGATGGAAGGTGGTCTGGTGATTCCCACACTAAAGCCTCTTACTTTGCGGTTGCATGATAATCAGGAAGTGATCCTTGCAGCTGGGGAACAGGAAGCCGTGATAATATCACCAGGAGGAAGTGTACTAGCTACAATTGAACTACCTGGTTCACCAACACACGTTTTGATCTGTGAGGACTTCTCAAATGATGGGCTCACTGACCTTATTCTTGTCACCTCTAATGGAGTGTACGGCTTTGTTCAGACCAGGCAACCAGGTGCTCTCTTCTTCAGCATGCTGGTTGGTTGCCTCATAGTCGTGATGGGGGTTATATTTGTCACCCAGCATTTGAATTCCACAAAGGGGAAGCCTCGTCCCTCATCCGTTCCTCGGTGA
- the LOC137811504 gene encoding protein WALLS ARE THIN 1-like codes for MMPQRANLHIALTFLQLCYAGNHIFLRIALDTGVSKLIFPVYRNITALVLLGPLAYFSEKKDRPTITTCCVVHFFLLGLVGITMKEGFYLLGLEKTSPTFAAAMQNSVPALTFLMAALLRYESVHFNRIDGVAKVLGVLASVGGATIITLYKGPVIYTPHLTFHHEQYLSMLRDTPEKNWNLGGIYLFGHSLCWSGWIVMQAFVLNKYSAPLTVSAFTCFFGVVQFLTIAAFFEKDSKAWQFNSSGEIYSVLFSGLVTSGLASAIQIWTIGKGGPVLASIYLPLQTLLVAVMASIIFGEEFFLGGIIGACLIIFGLYLVVWGRSQESKTIKEVIVPIEAKNHREEKSDAFSLNQPLITAESS; via the exons ATGATGCCCCAACGAGCTAATCTGCACATAGCCTTAACGTTTCTACAACTTTGTTATGCAGGAAATCATATATTTCTGAGAATTGCACTTGATACAGGAGTAAGCAAGCTTATTTTTCCTGTCTATAGAAACATCACTGCCTTGGTTCTTCTGGGTCCACTCGCATATTTTTCAGAGAA GAAAGACAGGCCAACAATAACCACTTGTTGTGTGGTACACTTTTTTCTACTTGGACTTGTTGG AATAACAATGAAAGAAGGATTCTACCTCTTAGGTTTGGAGAAAACTTCACCTACCTTTGCCGCTGCTATGCAGAATTCTGTTCCAGCCCTCACCTTTCTCATGGCTGCACTACTCAG ATATGAGAGCGTTCACTTCAATAGAATTGATGGTGTGGCTAAGGTCCTTGGTGTCCTTGCTTCTGTTGGTGGAGCTACTATCATTACCCTTTACAAGGGACCTGTTATTTATACTCCACATTTAACATTTCATCATGAACAATACTTGTCTATGTTGAGGGATACCCCAGAAAAGAATTGGAACTTGGGTGGCATCTATCTCTTCGGTCACTCCTTATGTTGGTCTGGTTGGATAGTGATGCAAGCATTCGTTCTGAACAAATACTCAGCCCCGCTCACAGTTTCTGCATTTACATGCTTCTTTGGTGTTGTGCAGTTTTTGACAATTGCAGCCTTTTTTGAGAAGGATTCCAAAGCCTGGCAGTTCAATTCAAGTGGAGAGATCTACAGTGTTTTGTTCTCG GGACTGGTGACTTCAGGCCTGGCATCAGCAATACAGATATGGACCATTGGCAAAGGAGGGCCAGTGCTTGCTTCAATTTATCTACCTTTACAAACATTACTAGTAGCTGTGATGGCATCTATTATTTTCGGTGAAGAATTCTTCTTGGGAGG GATTATTGGAGCATGCTTAATCATATTCGGTTTGTATCTTGTTGTATGGGGGAGAAGTCAAGAATCCAAGACAATCAAAGAGGTCATAGTCCCCATTGAGGCCAAGAATCACAGGGAAGAAAAAAGTGATGCTTTTTCCCTTAACCAACCATTGATTACTGCAGAAAGCTCTTAG
- the LOC137811508 gene encoding thioredoxin H-type, with amino-acid sequence MAGASEEGQVIACHTVEAWTEQLQKGNDSKKLIVVDFTASWCGPCRFISPFLAELAKKFTNVVFLKVDVDELKSVAEDFAVEAMPTFVFVKEGTLLGKVVGAKKEELQQTIEKHVAASSA; translated from the exons ATGGCCGGCGCATCAGAAGAGGGACAAGTCATTGCCTGCCACACCGTTGAGGCATGGACCGAACAACTCCAAAAGGGCAATGATTCCAAGAAACTC ATTGTTGTGGATTTTACTGCTTCTTGGTGTGGACCATGCCGTTTCATTTCTCCATTCTTGGCTGAGCTGGCTAAGAAGTTTACAAATGTCGTATTTCTGAAGGTGGATGTAGACGAATTGaag AGTGTTGCTGAAGATTTTGCTGTTGAGGCAATGCCAACTTTTGTGTTTGTGAAAGAGGGAACTCTTCTGGGCAAAGTGGTGGGAGCAAAGAAGGAAGAATTGCAGCAGACAATAGAGAAACATGTGGCTGCATCTAGTGCTTAA